In one Arthrobacter jinronghuae genomic region, the following are encoded:
- the ychF gene encoding redox-regulated ATPase YchF produces MALTIGIVGLPNVGKSTLFNALTRNNVLAANYPFATIEPNVGVVSLPDPRLAKLAEIHGSARILPATVSFVDIAGIVKGASEGEGLGNQFLANIREAEAIAQVIRVFDDPDVIHVDGKVDPRSDMETINTELILADLQTLEKAIPRVEKEVKIKKRDAAQLAAMEAARTVLERGDTIFSSVASDKLDMEHLRELSLLTAKPFIYVFNVDDAVLGNPDRQAELRELVAPADAIFLDAKLEADLVELDEEEAREMLEMNGQEESGLDQLARVGFHTLGLQTYLTAGPKETRAWTIRKGDTAPQAAGVIHSDFQRGFIKAEVVSFDDLVDAGSMAEAKSRGKVRIEGKDYVMADGDVVEFRFNV; encoded by the coding sequence GTGGCTCTTACTATTGGCATCGTCGGCCTGCCCAACGTCGGCAAATCAACCCTGTTCAATGCGCTGACCCGCAACAACGTGCTGGCGGCGAACTATCCGTTCGCCACCATCGAACCGAACGTCGGCGTCGTGTCCCTTCCCGATCCGCGGCTGGCCAAGCTGGCCGAAATCCACGGTTCGGCGCGCATCCTCCCGGCCACGGTGTCCTTCGTGGACATTGCCGGGATCGTCAAGGGCGCTTCCGAGGGTGAAGGGCTGGGCAACCAGTTCCTCGCCAACATCCGCGAAGCCGAAGCCATTGCCCAGGTTATCCGCGTGTTCGATGACCCCGACGTCATCCACGTGGACGGCAAGGTGGACCCGCGTTCGGACATGGAAACCATTAACACCGAGCTGATCCTGGCTGACCTGCAGACGCTGGAAAAGGCGATCCCGCGGGTGGAGAAGGAAGTCAAGATCAAGAAGCGCGACGCCGCGCAGCTGGCGGCCATGGAGGCCGCCCGCACCGTCCTGGAACGCGGCGACACAATCTTCTCCTCCGTGGCCAGCGACAAGCTGGACATGGAGCACCTGCGCGAGCTGAGCCTGCTCACCGCCAAGCCGTTCATCTACGTGTTCAACGTCGACGACGCCGTGCTGGGCAACCCGGACCGCCAGGCCGAACTGCGCGAACTGGTGGCACCGGCGGACGCGATCTTCCTCGACGCCAAGCTCGAAGCCGACCTGGTGGAGCTGGACGAAGAAGAAGCCCGCGAAATGCTGGAAATGAACGGCCAGGAAGAATCCGGCCTGGACCAGCTGGCCCGCGTCGGCTTCCACACCCTCGGCCTGCAGACCTACCTGACCGCCGGCCCCAAGGAAACCCGCGCCTGGACCATCCGCAAGGGCGACACCGCACCCCAGGCTGCCGGCGTCATCCACTCCGACTTCCAGCGCGGCTTCATCAAGGCCGAAGTTGTCTCCTTCGACGACCTGGTCGACGCCGGCTCCATGGCTGAGGCCAAGTCCCGCGGCAAGGTCCGCATCGAAGGCAAGGACTACGTTATGGCCGACGGCGATGTGGTCGAGTTTAGGTTTAATGTATAG
- a CDS encoding 4-hydroxy-3-methylbut-2-enyl diphosphate reductase translates to MTSTVISVPMPTVPRRRRTPEEVAAAAPVFGPRRVLLAAPRGYCAGVDRAVIAVEKALEAYGPPVYVRKQIVHNLHVVSTLEEKGAIFVDETDEVPEGARLIFSAHGVSPAVVQSAKDRNLQTIDATCPLVTKVHREAVRFARDDFDILLIGHEGHEEVEGTYGEAPEHMQIVNGPEDVDKVTVRDPDKVIWLSQTTLSVDEAMHTVNLLRERFPSLQDPPSDDICYATSNRQAAIKKIAPEADLVLVVGSANSSNSVRLVEVALEYGAKASYRVDFANEVDESWFEGVATVGVTSGASVPENLVQDVLHLLSQYGYGDVEEVVTAEEDIIFSLPKEIRATLKAMGDSSRGLGGRRRADES, encoded by the coding sequence ATGACCAGCACAGTTATCTCCGTGCCTATGCCCACCGTGCCCCGGCGGCGCCGCACCCCCGAGGAAGTGGCAGCTGCCGCTCCCGTTTTCGGTCCGCGGCGCGTGCTGCTTGCGGCACCGCGCGGCTACTGCGCCGGAGTGGACCGGGCGGTCATTGCCGTTGAAAAGGCGCTGGAAGCCTACGGGCCCCCGGTGTACGTCCGCAAACAGATTGTCCACAACCTCCACGTGGTCTCCACCTTGGAGGAAAAGGGTGCGATCTTCGTGGATGAGACCGACGAGGTCCCCGAGGGAGCGCGGCTGATCTTCTCAGCGCACGGCGTCTCACCCGCCGTCGTCCAGTCCGCCAAGGACCGGAACCTGCAGACCATCGACGCCACGTGCCCGCTGGTCACCAAGGTGCACCGCGAAGCCGTCCGCTTTGCCCGTGACGACTTCGACATCCTGCTGATCGGCCACGAAGGCCACGAAGAGGTCGAAGGCACCTACGGCGAAGCGCCGGAGCACATGCAGATCGTCAACGGTCCCGAAGACGTGGACAAGGTCACCGTCCGGGACCCGGACAAGGTCATCTGGCTCTCCCAGACCACGCTGAGCGTGGATGAAGCCATGCACACCGTCAACCTGCTGCGCGAACGTTTCCCCTCCCTGCAGGACCCGCCCAGCGATGACATTTGCTACGCAACCTCCAACCGCCAGGCGGCCATCAAGAAGATCGCTCCGGAAGCGGACCTGGTGCTGGTGGTGGGTTCGGCGAACTCCTCCAACTCCGTCCGGCTGGTGGAGGTGGCGCTGGAGTACGGCGCCAAGGCCTCCTACCGGGTGGACTTCGCCAACGAGGTGGACGAAAGCTGGTTCGAGGGCGTGGCCACGGTCGGCGTCACGTCCGGTGCCTCCGTTCCCGAAAACCTGGTCCAGGATGTCCTGCACCTGCTGTCCCAGTACGGTTACGGCGACGTCGAAGAGGTAGTCACGGCCGAAGAGGACATCATCTTCTCCCTGCCGAAGGAAATCCGCGCCACCCTGAAGGCCATGGGGGACTCCTCCCGCGGCCTGGGCGGCCGCCGTCGTGCCGACGAGTCCTAG
- the xseA gene encoding exodeoxyribonuclease VII large subunit translates to MQDDSGPLSPENTPEQSTLPATAAQTTPENPWPLALLSKNLKSYIDRAPATWVEGQVIELNRRANASYITLRDVDAEVSLSLTAWSAVMNRLELPLERGARVVALVKPDFWVKTGRLSMQTRDIRPVGLGDLLARIERLRHALAAEGLFREDRKLPLPLLPGRIGLITGRNSDAMKDVMRNAALRWPAVEFEVREVAVQGVNAVAEVSRALAELDAMPEVDVIIIARGGGSLEDLLAFSHEDLVRAVSAASTPVVSAIGHEADRPLLDDVADLRASTPTDAAKRVVPDVGEELARIRQSRQQLRRVLNTLVGRETDRLNHIRSRPALAAPQSMVERRQEEISRLRSRAMSAITAEVRRDADRIGHLRAQVRALSPQNTLDRGYAVVQLQDGSVVRDAGTVPAAAQLRIRVAVGELTATEGTR, encoded by the coding sequence ATGCAAGACGACAGCGGACCGTTGAGTCCCGAGAATACCCCGGAGCAGTCCACCCTGCCCGCCACTGCCGCGCAGACGACCCCGGAGAACCCCTGGCCGCTGGCGCTGCTTTCGAAGAACCTCAAGAGCTACATTGACCGTGCCCCCGCCACCTGGGTGGAGGGCCAGGTGATCGAGCTGAACCGCCGGGCCAACGCCTCCTACATCACCCTGCGCGACGTCGACGCCGAGGTCTCGCTCTCCCTGACGGCGTGGAGCGCGGTCATGAACCGGCTGGAGCTGCCGCTGGAGCGCGGTGCGCGGGTGGTGGCCCTGGTGAAGCCGGACTTCTGGGTCAAGACCGGACGGCTGTCCATGCAGACCCGCGACATCCGGCCCGTGGGGCTGGGCGACCTCCTGGCCCGGATTGAACGGCTGCGGCACGCCCTCGCCGCGGAAGGCCTCTTCCGGGAGGACCGCAAGCTGCCGCTGCCGCTGCTGCCGGGCCGGATCGGCCTGATCACCGGGCGGAACTCCGATGCCATGAAGGACGTGATGCGCAACGCCGCCCTGCGCTGGCCCGCCGTCGAGTTCGAGGTCAGGGAGGTGGCGGTCCAGGGCGTGAACGCCGTGGCCGAAGTGAGCCGCGCACTGGCGGAACTCGACGCCATGCCCGAAGTGGATGTCATCATCATTGCCCGCGGCGGCGGCTCGCTGGAGGACCTGCTGGCCTTCAGCCATGAGGACCTGGTCCGGGCGGTATCGGCCGCATCCACGCCGGTGGTCAGCGCCATCGGGCACGAAGCGGACCGTCCCCTGCTCGACGACGTGGCCGACCTGCGTGCCTCCACGCCCACCGACGCCGCGAAGCGGGTGGTACCGGATGTCGGTGAAGAGCTGGCCCGGATCCGCCAGTCCCGTCAGCAGCTTCGCAGGGTCCTCAACACCCTGGTGGGCAGGGAAACGGACCGACTGAACCACATCCGGTCGCGTCCCGCCCTGGCGGCGCCGCAGTCCATGGTGGAGCGGCGCCAGGAAGAGATCTCCCGCCTGCGCTCCCGGGCCATGTCCGCCATCACCGCAGAGGTCCGGCGGGACGCTGACCGGATCGGGCACCTGCGCGCCCAGGTCCGCGCGCTTTCCCCGCAGAACACCCTGGACCGCGGTTACGCGGTGGTCCAGTTGCAGGACGGCTCCGTAGTGCGCGACGCCGGCACGGTGCCGGCCGCCGCACAGCTGCGGATCCGCGTCGCCGTCGGTGAACTGACCGCCACCGAAGGCACCCGGTAG
- a CDS encoding exodeoxyribonuclease VII small subunit, with translation MSETPAVPAVPADIEAMSYEQARDELLTVVGRLETGGASLEESLALWERGEHLANRCESWLEGARQRLDAARSSATGE, from the coding sequence ATGAGTGAAACACCGGCAGTACCCGCAGTACCCGCAGACATCGAGGCCATGAGCTACGAGCAGGCCCGCGACGAACTCCTCACCGTTGTAGGCCGGCTCGAAACCGGCGGCGCCAGCCTGGAGGAATCCCTGGCCCTGTGGGAGCGCGGCGAGCACCTGGCCAACCGCTGCGAATCCTGGCTCGAGGGCGCCCGCCAGCGCCTGGATGCTGCCCGCAGCTCAGCCACCGGCGAGTAG
- a CDS encoding pyridoxal phosphate-dependent aminotransferase → MAEFKQSHKLHNVLYDIRGPLLEHAQRMEAAGHRILKLNIGNPAPFGFEAPEAILVDMMRHLPKAQGYSDSRGIFSARTAVVQYYQGRGINNIDVDDVYLGNGVSELITLSLQALLNNGDEILVPAPDYPLWTASVSLAGGTAVHYMCDESEHWWPDVEDLASKITDRTKGIVLINPNNPTGAVYPEHVVKSIVDLARKHGLIIFSDEIYEKILYDDAVHVNAATVTGDDVLCLTFSGLSKAYRIAGYRSGWMAISGPKQDAADYIEGINLLANMRLCANVPAQHAIQTALGGYQSINDLILPGGRLRAQRDKAHQMLNDIPGVSCELAQGALYLFPRLDPEVYPIKDDEQFALDLLKQQKILVSVGTAFNWVRPDHFRMVTLPNVEDIEDAMTRLGEFLASYKP, encoded by the coding sequence ATGGCAGAATTCAAGCAGTCGCATAAACTCCACAACGTCCTGTATGACATCCGTGGACCGTTGCTCGAACACGCGCAGCGGATGGAAGCAGCAGGCCACCGGATCCTCAAGTTGAATATCGGCAATCCCGCGCCGTTCGGCTTCGAAGCGCCGGAAGCGATCCTGGTGGACATGATGCGGCACCTGCCCAAGGCCCAGGGCTACAGCGATTCCCGCGGCATCTTTTCCGCCCGCACCGCCGTGGTGCAGTACTACCAGGGCCGCGGCATCAACAACATCGACGTCGACGACGTGTACCTGGGCAACGGGGTCAGCGAACTGATCACGCTCTCGCTGCAGGCGCTGCTGAACAACGGCGACGAGATCCTCGTTCCCGCCCCGGACTATCCGCTGTGGACCGCTTCGGTCTCGCTGGCCGGCGGCACGGCGGTGCATTACATGTGCGACGAATCCGAGCACTGGTGGCCGGACGTGGAAGACCTGGCCTCGAAGATCACCGACCGGACCAAGGGCATTGTCCTGATCAACCCGAACAACCCCACCGGTGCCGTGTACCCGGAGCACGTGGTGAAGTCGATCGTGGACCTGGCCCGCAAGCACGGCCTGATCATCTTCTCGGACGAAATCTACGAAAAGATCCTGTACGACGACGCCGTGCACGTCAACGCGGCCACGGTCACCGGCGACGACGTCCTGTGCCTGACATTCAGCGGCCTGTCCAAGGCCTACCGGATAGCCGGCTACCGCAGCGGCTGGATGGCCATCTCCGGTCCGAAACAGGACGCAGCGGATTACATCGAAGGCATCAACCTCCTGGCAAACATGCGCCTGTGCGCGAATGTGCCGGCCCAGCACGCCATCCAGACCGCGCTCGGCGGGTACCAGAGCATCAATGACCTGATCCTGCCCGGCGGTCGGCTGCGGGCCCAGCGCGACAAGGCGCACCAGATGCTCAACGACATCCCCGGCGTCAGCTGTGAGCTGGCGCAGGGTGCCCTGTACCTGTTCCCGCGCCTGGACCCCGAGGTCTATCCGATCAAGGACGACGAACAGTTCGCCCTGGACCTGCTGAAGCAGCAGAAGATCCTGGTGTCCGTCGGCACTGCGTTCAACTGGGTGCGGCCGGACCACTTCCGGATGGTGACCCTGCCCAACGTCGAGGACATCGAAGACGCCATGACGCGGCTGGGCGAGTTCCTGGCCAGCTACAAGCCGTAA
- a CDS encoding ABC transporter substrate-binding protein encodes MQHPRPNARRKALAVLAGGMALALAGCSGGGDPLENETTAEASGSSTEQTLVVGSADFPESSTIAEIYAGALNAAGIEAETRLGIGSREVYVPALEDGSIDLIPEYTGALLVHADPETDLVDAGEIVDSLGEKLPENLVVLEPSEAEDKDAMVVTAATAEKYQLESIEDLAKVCGELTLGAPAEFAERTQGLAGLKEKYGCEFKEFTAIGDSGGPLTVDALLNDDVQVADIYTTTPAIEENGLVVLEDPKQNWPAQQVIPLIADDRVSDEARDVLNEVSAQLTTEDLIALNQAVSGDQKLDPADAAQDWLEEKGLA; translated from the coding sequence ATGCAGCACCCGCGTCCCAATGCACGGCGGAAGGCCCTGGCCGTCCTGGCCGGCGGAATGGCCCTGGCCCTGGCCGGTTGCAGCGGAGGAGGGGATCCGCTGGAGAATGAAACCACGGCGGAAGCCTCCGGCAGCAGCACCGAGCAGACGCTGGTGGTGGGCTCGGCGGACTTCCCGGAGAGCAGCACCATCGCCGAGATCTACGCCGGGGCCCTCAACGCGGCCGGCATCGAGGCGGAGACCCGCCTCGGCATCGGGTCGCGGGAGGTCTATGTCCCGGCCCTGGAGGACGGCTCGATCGACCTGATTCCCGAGTACACCGGAGCCCTGCTGGTCCACGCGGACCCGGAAACGGACCTGGTGGACGCCGGCGAGATCGTGGATTCCCTCGGGGAGAAGCTGCCGGAGAACCTGGTGGTCCTGGAGCCTTCCGAGGCCGAGGACAAGGACGCCATGGTGGTCACCGCGGCCACCGCCGAGAAGTACCAGCTCGAGTCCATTGAGGACCTGGCGAAGGTGTGCGGTGAGCTGACCCTCGGCGCGCCTGCCGAGTTCGCGGAGCGGACCCAGGGGCTGGCCGGGCTGAAGGAGAAGTACGGCTGCGAGTTCAAGGAATTCACCGCCATCGGCGACAGCGGCGGTCCCCTGACCGTTGATGCCCTGCTGAACGACGACGTGCAGGTGGCCGACATCTACACCACCACTCCCGCCATCGAGGAAAACGGACTGGTGGTCCTGGAAGACCCGAAGCAGAACTGGCCGGCCCAGCAGGTCATCCCGCTGATCGCCGATGACCGCGTGAGCGACGAGGCCCGGGACGTGCTCAACGAGGTCTCAGCGCAGCTGACCACGGAGGACCTGATTGCCCTGAACCAGGCAGTCAGCGGTGACCAGAAACTCGACCCGGCCGACGCCGCCCAGGACTGGCTGGAGGAAAAGGGCCTGGCCTGA
- a CDS encoding ABC transporter permease → MVGIPRTDYTSTNPLGQGWGWLMDPANWAGPAGIPVRTLEHLQYTGLALLIAALIAVPLGLFIGHTGRGQVAVVAVSGLLRALPTLGMLTLFVLLAGLGLMPPIWSLVLLAVPPLLAGTYAGVASVDRTVVDAARSLGMSELQVLFRVEVPNGMRVILGGLRGATLQVVATAAVVATINLGGLGRYLIDGLAVGDYGRVFGGAVIIALLALAVDAVIALGSRFLIPSGLGRLEAAGKPTGSGVPAVGAQGGKQ, encoded by the coding sequence ATGGTCGGCATTCCGCGCACCGACTACACCAGCACCAACCCCCTCGGGCAGGGCTGGGGATGGCTGATGGATCCGGCCAACTGGGCCGGCCCGGCCGGCATCCCGGTACGGACCCTGGAACACCTGCAGTACACCGGGCTGGCCCTGCTGATCGCCGCGCTCATCGCGGTGCCGCTGGGCCTGTTCATCGGGCACACCGGCCGCGGGCAGGTGGCCGTTGTGGCAGTCTCCGGGCTGCTGCGGGCACTGCCCACCCTGGGCATGCTCACCCTGTTCGTCCTGCTGGCCGGGCTGGGCCTGATGCCGCCCATCTGGTCACTGGTCCTCCTGGCTGTCCCGCCCCTGCTGGCCGGCACCTACGCCGGAGTCGCCTCGGTGGACCGGACCGTCGTCGACGCCGCCCGCAGCCTGGGCATGAGCGAGTTGCAGGTGCTGTTCCGGGTGGAGGTTCCCAACGGGATGCGGGTGATCCTGGGCGGGCTGCGCGGGGCCACCCTGCAGGTGGTGGCGACGGCGGCCGTGGTGGCAACGATCAACCTGGGCGGGCTGGGCCGCTACCTGATCGACGGCCTGGCGGTGGGGGACTACGGGCGGGTCTTCGGCGGAGCGGTCATCATTGCCCTGCTGGCGCTCGCCGTGGATGCCGTGATTGCGTTGGGATCACGCTTTCTGATCCCGTCAGGACTCGGCCGCCTAGAAGCGGCCGGCAAACCGACCGGCAGCGGAGTCCCCGCCGTCGGCGCACAAGGAGGAAAACAATGA
- a CDS encoding ABC transporter permease, whose product MEWFLAHTDDVFRLGGLHLYQSVLPLVLGVLIALPLAQLVRGRRKVRGFVLSAGSLLYTIPSLALFVTLPAILGTRILDLANIIVALTIYAVALMLRVGIDAFDSVDDGVRQAAVAMGYRPLRRFLTVDLPLSVPVLIAGLRVVSVSNISMVSVGALIGVENLGFFFTDGLRRFFLTEIVVGIIATLVLAFLMDLLLVLVLRLLTPWTRAGVSGRAGRAGRSRANCNGGTDGGGPAPSARPAPVAAAPDVALKGA is encoded by the coding sequence ATGGAATGGTTCCTGGCCCACACCGACGACGTCTTCCGGCTCGGCGGGCTGCACCTCTACCAGTCGGTACTGCCCCTGGTTCTCGGCGTCCTGATTGCCCTTCCCCTGGCACAGCTGGTGCGCGGCCGGCGGAAGGTCCGGGGCTTCGTCCTGTCCGCAGGCTCGCTGCTGTACACCATTCCGTCGCTGGCCCTGTTCGTTACCCTCCCGGCCATCCTGGGCACCCGGATCCTGGACCTCGCCAACATCATCGTGGCCCTGACCATTTATGCCGTGGCCCTGATGCTGCGGGTGGGCATCGACGCGTTCGACTCCGTTGACGACGGCGTCCGGCAAGCCGCGGTGGCCATGGGCTACCGGCCGCTGCGCCGGTTCCTCACGGTGGACCTGCCGCTGTCCGTTCCGGTACTCATCGCCGGGCTGCGCGTGGTCTCGGTCAGCAACATCTCCATGGTCAGCGTGGGTGCCCTGATCGGCGTCGAAAACCTGGGGTTCTTCTTCACCGACGGCCTGCGCCGCTTTTTCCTCACCGAGATCGTGGTGGGGATCATCGCCACCCTCGTCCTGGCCTTCCTGATGGACCTGCTCCTGGTCCTGGTGCTGCGGCTGCTCACGCCCTGGACCCGCGCCGGTGTATCCGGCCGCGCCGGGCGGGCCGGGCGGAGCCGCGCCAACTGCAACGGCGGCACGGACGGCGGAGGCCCGGCACCCAGCGCCCGGCCGGCGCCGGTGGCGGCCGCACCCGACGTCGCACTGAAGGGGGCATAG
- a CDS encoding ABC transporter ATP-binding protein has translation MIRFRSVTKTYGDAAPAVRNLDLDIERGSITVFVGPSGCGKTTSLRMINRMVEPTSGTIEVDGQDISTVKAAQLRRSMGYVMQSSGLLPHRTVLDNVATVPRLNGTPRRDARRRAAELLDVVGLASSLGTRYPAQLSGGQQQRVGVARALAADPPVLLMDEPFSAVDPVVRAELQDELLRLQQELSKTIVFVTHDIDEATILGDKVAVFATGGRLAQYAAPEEILRAPVDDFVAGFVGRDRGFRHLSFQDGNAVPLHPVQVIAADRLADRSADRSAAADGGWALCVDADGAPLGWVPPGRRHAVTTTADLVPGGSLYPAGTSLRRALDAALSSPSGLGVAVDADGRVTGVVQATEILALIEAARLQRTGS, from the coding sequence ATGATCCGGTTCCGTTCGGTGACCAAGACCTACGGCGATGCTGCGCCGGCGGTCCGGAACCTGGACCTGGACATTGAGCGCGGTTCCATTACGGTTTTCGTCGGCCCGTCCGGCTGCGGGAAAACCACCTCCCTGCGCATGATCAACCGGATGGTGGAGCCGACGTCGGGCACCATCGAAGTTGACGGCCAGGACATCTCCACCGTCAAGGCCGCGCAGCTGCGGCGTTCCATGGGGTACGTCATGCAGTCCTCCGGCCTGCTGCCGCACCGCACCGTGCTGGACAACGTGGCCACCGTGCCGCGCCTCAACGGCACCCCGCGGCGGGACGCACGGCGCCGGGCCGCGGAACTGCTCGACGTCGTCGGACTCGCGTCCAGCCTCGGGACCAGATATCCCGCCCAGCTTTCCGGCGGCCAGCAGCAGCGCGTGGGGGTTGCCCGTGCCCTGGCCGCGGATCCGCCGGTACTGCTGATGGACGAACCCTTCAGCGCCGTGGACCCGGTGGTCCGGGCCGAGCTGCAGGACGAGCTCCTGCGGCTCCAGCAGGAACTGTCCAAGACCATAGTCTTCGTCACCCACGACATTGACGAAGCCACCATCCTGGGGGACAAGGTGGCCGTCTTCGCCACCGGCGGCAGGCTCGCCCAGTATGCCGCTCCCGAGGAGATCCTCCGGGCGCCGGTCGATGACTTCGTGGCGGGTTTCGTAGGGCGGGACCGCGGCTTCCGGCACCTCTCCTTCCAGGACGGAAACGCCGTGCCCCTGCATCCGGTGCAGGTGATTGCCGCTGACCGGCTGGCGGACCGGAGTGCGGACCGGAGTGCAGCGGCCGACGGCGGCTGGGCGCTGTGCGTGGATGCCGACGGCGCGCCGCTGGGCTGGGTGCCGCCCGGACGCCGCCACGCAGTCACCACCACCGCGGACCTGGTGCCGGGCGGCTCCCTCTACCCGGCCGGCACAAGCCTGCGCCGCGCACTGGACGCTGCCCTGTCCTCCCCGTCCGGGCTGGGCGTGGCCGTGGACGCGGACGGGCGCGTAACCGGCGTCGTACAGGCCACGGAAATCCTGGCCCTGATCGAGGCAGCCCGCCTGCAGCGGACCGGGAGCTGA
- a CDS encoding NUDIX hydrolase, translated as MAADFDVRVGAYAVIVRDGQLLLAHWNQHGNRRWTLPGGGLELGETAPVAAVREVREETGYEAQLQGLLGVDSIFIPAEKRMRGEPRMLHALRIIYRATLTGGSLRHELGGSTDEAAWIPLDQVPALDRTELVDTGLRLLDAGPS; from the coding sequence ATGGCCGCTGACTTTGACGTCCGCGTCGGGGCGTACGCGGTGATCGTCCGTGACGGGCAGCTGCTCCTGGCGCACTGGAACCAGCACGGCAACCGGCGCTGGACCCTCCCTGGCGGCGGATTGGAACTGGGTGAGACTGCCCCGGTAGCGGCAGTACGGGAGGTCCGGGAGGAAACCGGCTACGAGGCCCAGCTCCAAGGGCTGCTGGGAGTGGACAGCATTTTCATCCCCGCGGAAAAGCGCATGCGCGGCGAACCCCGCATGCTGCATGCCCTGCGGATCATTTACCGGGCCACGCTCACCGGCGGCTCCCTGCGCCACGAACTAGGCGGCAGCACGGACGAGGCCGCCTGGATACCGCTGGACCAGGTTCCTGCCCTGGACCGGACCGAACTGGTTGATACGGGACTGCGCTTGCTGGACGCCGGACCCTCTTGA
- a CDS encoding N-acetylglucosamine kinase, with product MQAFPPPATNDAGPDTIGLDIGGTKTHGIRLHGGTVKADFVAGSANVQNVPVETARECLAEVFAALGTDGVGRVIAGSGGVDTAQDAAALRALIAEHVPGAVVDVIHDTRLILAAGQASEGIAVIAGTGSVAWGINGSGRQARSGGWGYLLGDEGSGYWIGREAARHTLRRSNLEIAPDSLSLALLSACGVADPDALIGLFHGATDRRYWAGKAGLVFKAALEGNQPAIEIVNESAEHLAGLILDVAGLLHIGGPVVIGGGLGMHQPLLQELLTGRLSAAGLTDIRFLTADPVFGVAYLLGNGSADSLRPGSAGRGAAGTGNGNGR from the coding sequence ATGCAAGCATTCCCTCCTCCGGCCACCAACGACGCCGGCCCCGACACCATCGGCCTCGACATCGGCGGTACCAAGACCCACGGCATCCGCCTGCACGGCGGCACCGTTAAAGCCGACTTCGTGGCCGGCAGCGCCAACGTGCAGAACGTCCCGGTGGAGACGGCACGGGAGTGCCTTGCGGAAGTTTTCGCCGCGCTGGGAACCGACGGCGTCGGCCGGGTAATCGCCGGGTCCGGGGGAGTGGACACCGCGCAGGATGCAGCCGCCCTGCGCGCACTCATCGCCGAGCACGTCCCCGGCGCCGTCGTGGACGTCATTCATGACACGCGGCTGATCCTCGCGGCAGGGCAAGCCTCGGAGGGCATTGCCGTCATTGCCGGCACCGGCTCCGTGGCCTGGGGCATCAACGGCTCCGGGCGGCAGGCCCGGTCGGGAGGCTGGGGCTATCTCCTCGGAGACGAGGGCAGCGGCTACTGGATTGGCCGCGAAGCCGCCCGCCACACCCTCCGCCGCAGCAACCTGGAAATCGCGCCGGATTCCCTCAGCCTTGCCCTGCTGAGCGCCTGCGGCGTCGCGGACCCCGACGCGCTGATCGGCCTGTTCCACGGCGCCACCGACCGCCGCTACTGGGCCGGGAAGGCGGGACTGGTCTTCAAGGCGGCGCTGGAAGGAAACCAGCCGGCCATCGAGATCGTCAACGAGTCCGCGGAACACCTGGCCGGGCTCATCCTCGACGTGGCCGGTCTGCTGCACATCGGCGGCCCCGTAGTGATCGGCGGCGGGCTTGGCATGCACCAGCCGCTGCTGCAGGAACTGCTGACCGGCCGGCTCTCCGCAGCCGGGCTGACGGACATCCGCTTCCTCACTGCCGATCCCGTTTTCGGAGTGGCTTACCTGCTGGGGAACGGTTCCGCCGACTCTCTCCGCCCCGGTTCCGCGGGCCGCGGCGCCGCCGGCACAGGCAACGGCAATGGCCGCTGA